Proteins encoded within one genomic window of Paenarthrobacter sp. JL.01a:
- a CDS encoding helix-turn-helix transcriptional regulator, whose protein sequence is MKNNLAERRAGRNWTQADLAAALGVSRQTVISIEREKFDPSLPLAFLIARTFGCAIEDIFTAE, encoded by the coding sequence GTGAAGAACAACCTCGCCGAGCGTCGGGCCGGCCGCAACTGGACCCAAGCGGACCTGGCCGCCGCGCTCGGAGTGTCCCGCCAGACCGTCATCTCCATCGAGCGGGAGAAATTCGACCCCTCCCTGCCTTTGGCGTTCCTCATCGCACGGACCTTCGGGTGCGCCATCGAGGACATCTTCACTGCAGAGTGA
- a CDS encoding ABC transporter ATP-binding protein → MSAVSAGPRGPQRPAMGPGRGGPFAGMNIPAEKASNFKGSARRLLGTLQPERLWLTLVLVLAVASVALSVIGPRLLGEGTNLIFAGIVSKQLPAGVSKEQIVAGLRASGENSKADMLGAMTLTPGVGIDFGALSSILLWALALYVLASAFGWMQAYVLNGVVQRTVYRLRQRIEAKIHRLPLRYFDSIQRGELLSRVTNDVDNISQSLQQSISQVVSSLLTVLGVLVMMFILSPLLALIALVTIPLTLGITMLIAKRSQKLFVAQWKNTGELNGQIEETYTGHALVKVFGRQNEVQEKFRAKNAELYQASFGAQFVSGLIMPAMTFIGNLVYVGIAVVGGLQVASGAMQLGDVQAFIQYSRQFTMPLAQLGSMANMLQSGVASAERVFDLLDEEEESAEPPASDTGPGRGRLVFENVSFSYSPDKPLITDLSLVAEPGQSIAIVGPTGAGKTTLVNLMMRFYELDGGRITLDGVDIATMSRQELRSRMGMVLQDTWLFGGTIRDNIAYGRPDAPESAIVEAAQATYVDRFVRSLPEGYDTVLDDEGSNVSAGEKQLLTIARAFLSRPSVLILDEATSSVDTRTEVLVQKAMNALRSDRTSFVIAHRLSTIRDADLILVMEAGQIVEQGTHSELLAAGGAYSRLYEAQFAAPVAEV, encoded by the coding sequence ATGAGCGCTGTATCAGCCGGACCGCGTGGTCCCCAGCGCCCGGCAATGGGTCCGGGCAGGGGAGGGCCGTTCGCCGGGATGAACATTCCTGCCGAGAAAGCCTCCAACTTCAAGGGCTCTGCCCGTCGGCTCCTGGGAACCTTGCAGCCGGAACGACTCTGGTTGACCCTGGTTCTGGTGTTGGCCGTGGCAAGCGTTGCGCTGTCCGTGATCGGTCCGCGGCTCCTCGGCGAGGGGACCAACCTCATCTTTGCCGGCATCGTGTCCAAGCAGCTGCCTGCAGGGGTCTCCAAAGAACAGATCGTTGCCGGGCTTCGCGCGTCAGGGGAGAACAGCAAAGCGGACATGCTGGGCGCCATGACACTGACACCCGGCGTCGGAATCGACTTTGGTGCGCTGTCTTCCATACTGCTGTGGGCGCTGGCATTGTATGTCCTGGCCTCAGCGTTCGGTTGGATGCAGGCCTACGTGCTTAACGGCGTCGTGCAGCGGACCGTGTACCGCCTCCGCCAGCGCATCGAAGCGAAAATCCACCGCTTGCCGCTGCGCTACTTCGATTCCATCCAGCGCGGTGAGCTGCTCAGCCGGGTAACCAACGACGTCGACAACATCTCGCAAAGCCTCCAACAATCCATCAGCCAGGTGGTGTCATCCCTGCTGACGGTGCTGGGCGTGCTGGTGATGATGTTCATCCTCTCGCCGCTGTTGGCGCTGATCGCCCTGGTCACCATCCCGCTGACGCTGGGTATCACCATGCTGATCGCCAAGCGTTCGCAGAAGCTCTTCGTGGCGCAGTGGAAGAACACAGGAGAGCTCAACGGGCAGATCGAGGAAACCTACACCGGGCACGCCTTGGTGAAGGTCTTCGGACGGCAGAACGAGGTGCAGGAGAAGTTCCGGGCCAAGAACGCCGAGCTCTACCAGGCTAGTTTCGGTGCGCAGTTCGTCAGCGGTCTGATCATGCCGGCCATGACGTTCATCGGGAACCTCGTCTACGTGGGGATTGCCGTGGTTGGCGGCCTGCAGGTGGCTTCCGGGGCCATGCAGCTGGGCGATGTGCAGGCCTTCATCCAGTACTCCCGGCAGTTCACCATGCCCCTGGCGCAGCTCGGATCCATGGCGAACATGCTGCAATCCGGTGTCGCCTCGGCCGAGCGTGTGTTCGATCTGCTCGATGAGGAGGAAGAGTCGGCTGAACCTCCTGCCTCTGACACGGGGCCTGGTCGAGGCCGTCTCGTGTTCGAGAACGTCTCCTTCAGCTACTCCCCGGACAAGCCGCTGATTACGGATCTCAGTTTGGTGGCCGAGCCCGGGCAGAGCATCGCCATTGTTGGGCCCACCGGTGCGGGCAAGACGACGCTGGTGAACCTCATGATGCGGTTCTACGAGCTCGACGGCGGCCGGATCACCTTGGACGGCGTGGACATCGCCACCATGTCCCGGCAGGAACTGCGCTCGCGGATGGGCATGGTCCTCCAGGACACGTGGCTGTTCGGTGGGACCATCCGCGACAACATCGCCTATGGCCGGCCTGATGCTCCCGAATCTGCCATCGTGGAGGCGGCCCAAGCGACTTACGTGGACCGCTTCGTCCGTTCGCTTCCGGAGGGCTACGATACCGTCCTCGACGACGAGGGCAGCAACGTGTCGGCCGGCGAAAAGCAGCTGCTGACCATTGCCCGGGCATTCCTGTCCCGGCCATCGGTGTTGATCCTGGATGAGGCCACAAGCTCCGTCGATACCCGGACCGAGGTGTTGGTGCAGAAGGCCATGAACGCCCTGCGCTCGGACCGGACCAGCTTTGTGATTGCCCACAGGCTCTCCACCATCCGCGACGCCGACCTCATCCTGGTGATGGAGGCCGGGCAGATCGTGGAGCAGGGGACCCATTCGGAGCTGCTTGCAGCCGGCGGGGCCTACTCGCGGTTGTACGAAGCCCAGTTCGCGGCACCGGTGGCGGAGGTCTGA
- a CDS encoding alpha/beta fold hydrolase, with protein MNFAEAADGAQLAWTAEGQGEPMLLIAGQATAMDGWGPTAELLSRSYRVIRFDHRGIGLSGKGEAERYRTRLLAQDAVTVLNAADADSAHVYGHSMGGRIGQWLAIDEPRKVRTLILAATSGGKWPDAGTMPDKAALEALVSGDATRLEPLFFEAGWARSKPEAIHTFFNSRASAWAKARHFKASREHDAWSELGAIRSPTLILHGTEDRLTPLLNAQLLREHIPGSVLVRVPGAGHGLHLDHPETVEWIRQFIERRSR; from the coding sequence GTGAACTTTGCTGAAGCGGCCGACGGCGCGCAGCTCGCCTGGACGGCCGAAGGCCAGGGCGAGCCGATGCTGCTCATCGCCGGACAGGCGACAGCCATGGACGGTTGGGGCCCGACGGCGGAACTTCTGTCCCGCTCTTACCGCGTCATCCGCTTTGATCACCGGGGGATTGGCCTGAGTGGGAAGGGCGAAGCTGAGCGCTACAGGACGCGCCTTCTGGCACAGGATGCCGTGACCGTCCTGAACGCAGCCGACGCGGATTCAGCACATGTGTACGGGCATTCGATGGGTGGGCGCATCGGGCAGTGGCTGGCGATCGATGAACCCCGGAAAGTGCGGACCCTCATTCTGGCTGCAACCAGCGGCGGGAAGTGGCCCGACGCCGGGACCATGCCCGATAAGGCTGCGCTGGAGGCCCTGGTGAGCGGCGACGCGACCCGTCTTGAACCCCTCTTCTTCGAAGCAGGCTGGGCCCGGAGCAAGCCCGAAGCGATCCACACCTTCTTCAATTCCCGGGCTTCGGCGTGGGCCAAAGCGCGTCACTTCAAGGCCAGCCGCGAGCACGATGCGTGGAGCGAACTGGGCGCCATCCGCTCTCCTACGCTGATCCTGCACGGCACCGAGGACAGGCTGACTCCTTTGCTTAACGCCCAGCTTCTCCGCGAGCACATCCCCGGCTCCGTGCTGGTCAGGGTTCCCGGCGCGGGGCACGGGCTCCACCTGGACCATCCGGAGACTGTCGAGTGGATCCGGCAGTTCATTGAACGCAGGAGCCGCTAG
- a CDS encoding MOSC domain-containing protein yields the protein MTAEYRYDVDVLHLLVSPGHAYFGRAREGAADVPITDAEQAELVAGKGIVGDRFFGKAAHMDAAVTVFAVEALEAIAAELGTGPLDPLLTRRNVVLRGVELAPLLGHEFALESGGDVVRLKAGRPAHPCAWMDQMLAPGAHKAMRGRGGVRCQVISGGWLHRGPAVLLSPVPLDPARAGEANVLRPSRLP from the coding sequence ATGACAGCTGAGTACAGGTACGACGTCGACGTGCTGCACCTTTTGGTCTCACCGGGGCACGCCTACTTTGGCCGCGCCCGCGAAGGGGCGGCTGACGTTCCGATCACCGACGCCGAGCAGGCTGAGTTGGTTGCCGGCAAAGGCATTGTCGGGGACAGGTTCTTCGGCAAGGCCGCCCACATGGATGCAGCGGTGACCGTCTTCGCCGTGGAGGCACTCGAAGCCATCGCCGCCGAACTCGGAACCGGACCCTTGGACCCCCTGCTGACCCGCCGGAATGTTGTGCTGCGCGGTGTGGAGCTCGCTCCCCTGCTGGGCCACGAGTTCGCCCTTGAGTCCGGTGGAGATGTGGTGCGCTTGAAGGCCGGGCGCCCAGCCCACCCCTGCGCCTGGATGGACCAGATGCTGGCTCCCGGCGCCCACAAAGCGATGCGCGGGCGGGGTGGTGTCCGCTGCCAGGTCATTTCCGGCGGATGGCTGCACCGTGGGCCAGCCGTTCTGCTCAGCCCGGTGCCTCTGGATCCCGCCAGGGCCGGCGAGGCGAACGTGCTGCGGCCATCGCGGTTGCCCTAG
- a CDS encoding ABC transporter ATP-binding protein, translating into MLWKVLVRFLRPHQRLLVAVVVFQLAQSIASLYLPTLNADIIDNGVAAGDTDYILRMGGLMLLITLLQISCAVVAVYFGAKAAMGMGRDVRDAIFSRVGEFSEQEITRFGAPSLITRSTNDVQQVQQLVLMSCTLMVTAPMLSIGGVIMAVRQDGQLSWLIAVCVPVLLVAVGLIVSRMVPLFRKMQVRIDAVNRVLREQLTGIRVVRAFVREDMEVSRFGRANDDVTDVALRAGRLMALMFPVVMLVMNVSSVAVIWFGSFRIEDGSMQVGTLIAFLSYLMQILMSVMMATFMAVMIPRASVSADRIGEVLETDSSVRPPSNPVSLTGRRRGELEMRDVGFAYPGAERPVLSGVSFTASAGQTTAIIGSTGAGKTTLVNLMPRLFDATTGSVRMDGVDVRDLHPDLLWGHIGLVPQRPYLFSGTIRTNLQYGKPDATEEELWQALRVAQADDFVRGMEGGLDAAISQGGTNVSGGQRQRLAIARALVKQPELYIFDDSFSSLDTATDARLRQALKRHTNGATLVIIAQRVSSIADADRILVLDDGRIVGQGTHEELLETSETYREIVSSQLAAEEAA; encoded by the coding sequence ATGCTCTGGAAGGTACTGGTTCGCTTCCTGCGGCCGCATCAGCGGCTGCTGGTCGCCGTCGTCGTTTTTCAACTGGCGCAGTCGATCGCATCCCTGTACCTGCCAACCCTGAACGCCGACATCATTGATAACGGCGTTGCCGCTGGCGACACGGATTACATCCTGCGGATGGGCGGCTTGATGCTGCTGATCACGCTTCTGCAGATTTCCTGTGCCGTGGTTGCGGTGTACTTCGGCGCGAAGGCTGCCATGGGAATGGGGCGCGACGTCCGTGACGCGATCTTTAGCAGGGTGGGCGAATTCTCGGAACAGGAAATCACCAGATTCGGCGCGCCGTCGCTGATTACGCGCTCCACCAACGATGTCCAGCAGGTCCAGCAGCTGGTGCTGATGTCGTGCACGCTGATGGTCACGGCGCCGATGCTCAGTATCGGCGGCGTGATCATGGCGGTGCGCCAGGACGGCCAGTTGTCGTGGCTGATCGCTGTGTGCGTGCCGGTGCTGCTGGTTGCGGTGGGCCTGATCGTCTCGCGTATGGTGCCGCTGTTCCGCAAAATGCAGGTCCGGATCGACGCCGTCAACCGCGTCCTGCGCGAGCAGCTCACCGGCATCCGGGTGGTGCGGGCGTTCGTGCGCGAGGACATGGAAGTCTCCCGCTTTGGCAGGGCAAACGACGACGTCACTGACGTTGCGCTGCGGGCCGGCCGGTTGATGGCGCTCATGTTCCCTGTGGTCATGTTGGTGATGAACGTATCCAGTGTGGCGGTGATCTGGTTCGGCTCGTTCCGGATCGAGGACGGATCCATGCAAGTAGGAACCCTGATTGCGTTCCTGAGCTACCTCATGCAGATCCTCATGTCTGTCATGATGGCAACCTTTATGGCAGTCATGATCCCGCGCGCCTCCGTCTCGGCCGACCGCATCGGCGAGGTGCTGGAGACCGACTCCAGTGTCCGGCCGCCGTCGAACCCTGTTTCCCTCACGGGCCGCCGCCGCGGGGAGCTTGAAATGCGCGACGTCGGATTCGCCTACCCGGGTGCCGAACGGCCCGTGCTGAGCGGAGTCTCGTTCACGGCGTCGGCCGGCCAAACCACGGCGATCATCGGCAGCACGGGTGCCGGCAAAACCACGCTGGTCAATCTCATGCCACGGCTGTTCGACGCCACCACGGGCTCGGTCCGAATGGACGGAGTGGATGTCCGTGACCTCCACCCGGATTTGTTGTGGGGGCATATTGGCCTCGTGCCGCAACGGCCGTATTTGTTCTCCGGCACTATCCGCACCAACCTTCAATACGGCAAACCGGACGCCACAGAAGAGGAACTGTGGCAGGCGCTGCGTGTGGCCCAGGCGGATGATTTTGTCCGCGGGATGGAGGGCGGGCTGGATGCGGCCATCTCGCAAGGCGGCACCAACGTCTCGGGTGGGCAGCGGCAGCGGCTCGCGATAGCCCGGGCGCTGGTGAAGCAGCCTGAGCTCTACATCTTCGACGATTCCTTCTCCTCGCTGGACACCGCCACCGATGCCCGGCTGCGGCAAGCGCTCAAACGGCACACGAACGGCGCCACCTTGGTGATCATCGCCCAGCGCGTGTCCAGCATCGCCGACGCGGACCGGATCCTGGTGCTCGACGACGGCAGGATCGTTGGGCAGGGAACGCACGAAGAGTTGCTGGAGACATCCGAAACGTACAGGGAAATCGTGTCGTCCCAGCTGGCAGCGGAGGAGGCAGCATGA